The following are encoded together in the Capsulimonas corticalis genome:
- a CDS encoding FmdB family zinc ribbon protein, with the protein MPLYEYVCRDCHTDFEALVPASRRDDSPAACPQCAGVKVARKISLMAAPVIRSGAGGKSSEPFSCGAPSCCGGGCAIDN; encoded by the coding sequence ATGCCCCTGTACGAGTATGTTTGCCGCGATTGCCACACGGATTTCGAAGCGCTGGTTCCGGCGAGCCGCCGCGACGACAGCCCCGCCGCCTGCCCGCAGTGCGCCGGCGTGAAAGTCGCGCGCAAGATCTCTCTGATGGCCGCTCCCGTGATCCGAAGCGGCGCCGGCGGCAAGTCCTCCGAGCCGTTTTCCTGCGGCGCGCCGTCCTGCTGCGGCGGTGGCTGCGCCATCGACAATTGA
- a CDS encoding M20/M25/M40 family metallo-hydrolase encodes MDLLWKLLQIDSPSGDEGAMADWLVAEIGTNMPEVRVERIGDSVIAVRGKAPTVAVFAHIDTIGFTLGYDRQLIRIGGPAPKDGVKLRMAGGDAVGKLRVGKAGAWKLGGKTDAAPGTRWVYAAEPKQSGDEIVSPYLDNRAGVWAALQALTRCENVAVAFTTGEEHSGQGAYVCARRLYEGYAIYQALISDITWDTKHVHCGDGVAISLRDSMTPRQRYLDRILALAELSGVSYQREIESSGGSDGGYIQRSGCPIDWVFVGAPQKHPHTSAERVRISDLNAMADMLVSLVNGLHEL; translated from the coding sequence TTGGATCTACTATGGAAACTGCTGCAAATCGATAGTCCCTCCGGTGACGAAGGCGCGATGGCCGACTGGCTTGTCGCGGAGATCGGGACGAATATGCCCGAAGTCCGTGTCGAGCGGATTGGGGACAGCGTGATCGCGGTGCGCGGCAAGGCGCCGACCGTCGCGGTGTTCGCCCATATCGACACCATCGGCTTTACGCTGGGGTACGACCGGCAACTGATACGGATCGGCGGACCGGCTCCCAAGGACGGCGTGAAGCTGCGCATGGCCGGCGGCGATGCGGTGGGAAAGCTGCGTGTGGGAAAGGCGGGCGCTTGGAAGCTAGGGGGCAAGACCGACGCCGCGCCGGGAACGCGCTGGGTGTATGCGGCGGAGCCGAAGCAGTCCGGGGACGAGATCGTCTCGCCGTATCTGGACAACCGGGCGGGCGTCTGGGCGGCGCTGCAAGCGCTGACGCGCTGTGAGAATGTCGCCGTGGCGTTCACGACCGGCGAAGAGCATTCGGGGCAGGGCGCCTATGTCTGCGCCCGGCGATTGTATGAGGGGTATGCGATCTATCAGGCGCTCATCTCGGATATCACCTGGGACACCAAGCATGTGCATTGCGGCGACGGCGTCGCCATCTCGCTGCGCGACAGCATGACTCCTCGGCAGCGCTATCTGGATCGCATACTGGCGCTGGCGGAGCTGAGCGGCGTTTCGTATCAGAGGGAGATCGAGTCGAGCGGCGGGTCGGACGGAGGCTACATTCAGCGCAGCGGCTGCCCGATCGACTGGGTCTTTGTCGGCGCGCCGCAGAAGCACCCGCACACATCCGCCGAACGCGTCCGGATCTCGGATCTGAACGCGATGGCGGACATGCTGGTGTCGCTGGTCAATGGGCTGCACGAGCTCTGA
- a CDS encoding type II secretion system protein, whose product MRLWDERRVQRQAFTLIELLIVLAIMSILAGIILPVVARAREAGRRTQCLSNLRQISLAAQVYSQDYDDKFPFGGDPGDLDTNGWDFTPYMDVISEMDPIQEVLAPYTSSPQVWRCPSDTGYTAYPSLIGNPMPLLASPTAFDKFGDSYGYDTYLALQQLSLSTVTSVDSAGAAHGASEIFLFEDSVGSWHGGRLLGAARYNIVFVDGHAVSVDEAHARRFSTLTLSMK is encoded by the coding sequence ATGAGATTATGGGACGAGCGACGTGTTCAGCGCCAGGCGTTTACGCTGATCGAACTGCTTATTGTGCTCGCCATCATGAGCATCCTCGCCGGAATCATCCTGCCGGTGGTCGCGCGTGCGCGTGAAGCCGGGCGCAGAACCCAATGCCTGTCCAATTTGCGGCAGATCAGCCTGGCCGCCCAGGTCTATTCCCAGGATTACGACGACAAATTTCCCTTCGGCGGAGATCCCGGCGACCTGGACACAAACGGCTGGGATTTTACTCCCTATATGGACGTTATCTCGGAAATGGACCCCATCCAGGAAGTCCTGGCGCCTTATACATCGAGCCCGCAAGTGTGGCGATGCCCCTCGGATACTGGCTACACCGCCTATCCGTCGCTGATCGGGAATCCAATGCCGCTGCTTGCCTCTCCGACGGCGTTTGACAAATTCGGCGACAGCTACGGTTACGACACATATCTGGCGCTTCAGCAGCTATCCCTTTCCACGGTGACCTCGGTTGACAGCGCCGGGGCGGCGCATGGAGCATCGGAGATCTTCTTGTTCGAAGACAGCGTGGGCTCCTGGCACGGCGGCCGTTTACTTGGAGCGGCGCGTTATAACATCGTGTTCGTGGACGGGCACGCCGTGAGCGTGGACGAAGCGCATGCGCGGCGATTTTCCACACTCACATTGTCGATGAAATAA
- a CDS encoding metallophosphoesterase family protein yields the protein MLHRHLQKVLFGLACAVIGSASVAAPKKTVPLAGSPRAASAKASRFTFVAYGDTRSHPEVHRTIISLIVAQKPEFVLQSGDLVSDGRNPAQWDEFSEITKPLRDAHIAYYPSRGNHDVGSYYQKFVTEPFEAGGNKYYYAFTRHKNHFIVLDEFQDYDPGSAQYQWLEQELIKGQKTAVNTFVLFHESPFSVGPHGPTAEAQRYIHPLFVKYRPRAVFCGHDHLYYRTTRDGVNYLVTGGGGAPLYQPDNASLAIPGDVYVSTYHIIRCEVDGTQLKGTVITPDGKVIDTFIFKP from the coding sequence GTGTTGCACCGTCATTTGCAGAAAGTTCTTTTTGGTCTCGCCTGCGCCGTGATCGGCTCGGCGAGCGTCGCCGCTCCCAAAAAGACCGTCCCGCTCGCCGGTTCGCCGAGGGCGGCGAGCGCCAAGGCGAGCCGCTTTACTTTTGTCGCGTACGGAGATACCCGGAGCCATCCGGAGGTTCATCGCACCATCATCAGCCTGATCGTGGCGCAGAAGCCGGAGTTCGTGCTGCAAAGCGGCGATCTGGTGTCCGATGGGCGCAACCCCGCGCAATGGGATGAGTTTTCCGAGATCACCAAGCCGCTGCGCGACGCGCATATCGCCTACTATCCGTCGCGTGGGAACCATGATGTCGGCTCTTACTATCAAAAGTTCGTCACGGAGCCGTTCGAGGCCGGCGGCAACAAATATTACTACGCCTTCACCCGGCATAAGAACCATTTCATCGTGCTGGATGAGTTTCAGGATTACGATCCGGGCAGCGCTCAGTACCAGTGGCTCGAACAAGAGCTGATCAAGGGGCAAAAGACGGCGGTGAACACCTTCGTGCTGTTCCATGAATCGCCGTTTTCCGTGGGACCGCATGGCCCGACGGCGGAGGCTCAGCGTTACATCCACCCGCTGTTCGTGAAGTATCGGCCGCGCGCCGTCTTCTGCGGACACGACCACCTGTACTACCGGACGACGCGCGACGGCGTGAACTACCTGGTGACCGGCGGCGGCGGCGCTCCGCTCTACCAGCCCGACAACGCCAGCTTGGCGATCCCTGGCGATGTGTATGTGAGCACATACCACATCATTCGCTGCGAAGTCGATGGAACACAGCTCAAGGGAACCGTGATTACTCCCGACGGTAAGGTGATCGACACCTTTATCTTCAAACCCTGA
- the ygfZ gene encoding CAF17-like 4Fe-4S cluster assembly/insertion protein YgfZ translates to MNHSPLLSFQQRFSFTNTKLVLVSAVGGEWELPTFYDPSGAWAEYDAATQPGGAGLADRSWRSVLRVRGRDRLTFLQGMVSQDVASLAPGQGAHAALLDSTGHILADLRIHATEDAVLIDADPRCAARAAELLDKYLIMEKAVVEDVTDQWGILSVIGPGARALLEKTYSLTLPNDLAVLGHAPLTIGGGPGLIVRHPLGDVAAYDVWAPRASLVTVWEELTKSGAVPVGEQALEMLRVEAAIPAWGSELDPAVLLPEAEMADAVSYSKGCYVGQEIVARIHARGHTNKALRSVLFGDDARPAAGDLIYDVSGESEIGRVTSAALSPRFGGRALTLAYVRKEHFDPGSEVAVRNGHGELLSAKIVAPPFSELTHETV, encoded by the coding sequence ATGAACCATTCACCCCTTTTGAGCTTTCAGCAGCGCTTTTCCTTCACAAATACGAAGCTCGTTCTCGTCTCCGCCGTCGGCGGTGAGTGGGAGCTTCCCACTTTCTACGATCCGAGCGGCGCCTGGGCGGAGTACGACGCGGCCACGCAGCCGGGCGGCGCGGGGCTGGCCGACCGCTCCTGGCGCTCCGTGCTTCGCGTGCGCGGCCGGGACCGTTTGACCTTTTTACAGGGGATGGTTTCTCAGGATGTCGCGAGTCTGGCGCCGGGGCAGGGCGCGCACGCCGCGCTTCTGGACAGCACCGGGCATATCCTGGCCGACCTGCGAATCCACGCGACGGAAGACGCCGTGCTGATCGACGCCGATCCTCGCTGCGCCGCCCGCGCGGCGGAGCTACTCGATAAGTATTTGATTATGGAGAAGGCGGTCGTGGAGGATGTGACCGACCAGTGGGGGATCCTCTCCGTGATCGGTCCGGGCGCGCGGGCCCTGCTCGAAAAAACTTACTCTCTGACCCTCCCTAACGATCTGGCGGTTCTGGGCCATGCGCCGCTGACGATCGGCGGAGGGCCGGGCTTGATCGTGCGCCACCCGCTGGGCGATGTGGCGGCGTACGATGTTTGGGCGCCGCGCGCGTCGCTTGTCACGGTCTGGGAGGAGCTGACGAAGTCCGGCGCCGTTCCGGTCGGCGAGCAGGCGCTGGAGATGCTTCGCGTCGAGGCCGCGATTCCCGCGTGGGGCTCCGAGCTCGATCCGGCCGTGCTGCTGCCGGAAGCGGAGATGGCGGACGCCGTTTCCTATTCCAAGGGCTGCTATGTCGGCCAGGAGATCGTGGCGCGGATCCATGCGCGCGGGCATACAAATAAGGCGCTGCGCTCGGTGCTGTTCGGCGACGACGCCCGGCCCGCCGCCGGCGATTTGATTTACGACGTCTCCGGCGAGAGTGAGATCGGCCGCGTCACCAGCGCCGCGCTGTCCCCGCGCTTTGGCGGCCGCGCGCTGACGCTGGCGTATGTGCGCAAGGAGCACTTTGACCCCGGTTCGGAAGTCGCCGTCCGAAACGGTCATGGCGAGCTGCTGTCGGCCAAGATCGTCGCGCCGCCATTCTCCGAGCTGACGCACGAGACGGTCTGA
- a CDS encoding redoxin domain-containing protein, producing the protein MIVKSPVFLFAAATLTAGPATAATAPTASKPPAIVQKYVDAVGNAQAISLNVAMDSSGGLPSEKTHYALAQPNLALVSCHLSNGSEATLVSDGKNLWQWTSKAYTKSEAPPRTSDILPQLRFGLATTVATPILLNPKAVAAVNGLEDVGTETVNGVPSHKIKVNNGGGDAYLWIASATGYPVQVTLADGDKHFKITFSDYKTGDKADKDFSARPPKDVALFKPQPLPADQPILLPVGTPAPDFTLLDTTGKSVTLSSMRGKAVLLDFWSSAVEPSKTALASIQKVYDKYHTKGLVVLSVNTLDKPEDRSAYLKAHPEYTSTFLIDPLDTNDSVAGGKYKVAALPTVYLIDKYGSISAHYIGFDESHLSEVAADLAKLGVK; encoded by the coding sequence ATGATAGTCAAGTCTCCGGTCTTTCTGTTCGCCGCGGCGACGCTGACGGCCGGCCCGGCGACGGCGGCCACGGCCCCCACGGCCTCGAAGCCTCCGGCCATCGTGCAAAAGTACGTCGACGCCGTGGGGAACGCGCAAGCGATCTCCCTGAACGTCGCCATGGACAGCAGCGGCGGGCTGCCTTCCGAGAAAACCCACTACGCGCTGGCGCAGCCTAACCTCGCGCTGGTCTCCTGTCATCTCAGCAACGGCTCCGAGGCCACTCTCGTCTCCGACGGCAAGAACCTGTGGCAATGGACCAGCAAGGCGTACACAAAATCCGAAGCGCCGCCCAGGACATCCGACATCCTGCCGCAGCTCCGCTTCGGCCTCGCCACCACGGTCGCGACGCCGATCCTGCTCAATCCCAAAGCCGTCGCCGCCGTGAACGGCCTTGAGGATGTGGGCACGGAAACCGTCAACGGCGTGCCTTCGCACAAGATCAAAGTCAACAACGGCGGAGGCGACGCCTATCTGTGGATCGCGTCCGCAACGGGCTACCCGGTTCAGGTGACGCTGGCGGACGGCGACAAGCACTTCAAGATCACATTCAGCGATTACAAGACCGGCGACAAGGCCGACAAGGACTTCAGCGCCCGGCCTCCCAAGGATGTGGCGCTGTTCAAGCCGCAGCCGCTGCCCGCCGATCAGCCGATCCTGCTGCCGGTAGGGACGCCCGCGCCGGACTTCACGCTTCTGGACACCACGGGAAAATCCGTGACGCTCTCCAGCATGCGCGGCAAAGCCGTTCTGCTGGACTTCTGGTCATCGGCCGTCGAGCCGAGTAAAACCGCGCTGGCGAGCATCCAGAAGGTCTACGACAAGTACCACACCAAAGGGCTGGTCGTGCTTTCGGTGAACACTCTGGACAAGCCGGAGGACCGGAGCGCGTACCTCAAGGCGCACCCCGAGTATACTTCGACGTTCCTGATCGATCCGCTGGACACCAACGATTCGGTCGCCGGCGGCAAGTATAAAGTCGCCGCGCTCCCCACGGTTTATCTGATCGACAAGTACGGCTCGATCTCCGCGCACTATATCGGATTCGACGAAAGCCATCTCTCCGAGGTCGCCGCGGATCTGGCGAAGCTCGGCGTGAAGTAA